One Nocardia farcinica genomic region harbors:
- a CDS encoding Lhr family ATP-dependent helicase, whose protein sequence is MVSFSTAVFSRATQEWFDGAFPAPTSAQLGAWQAIAAGEHTLVVAPTGSGKTLSAFLWAIDELAATAPDPDAPPGTTVLYISPLKALAVDVERNLRAPLVGITQTAKRLGLDPPEITVGVRSGDTPAAARRSMQRTPPDILITTPESLFLMLTSAARETLRTVRTVIVDEVHAIAGSKRGAHLALSLARLDMLTERPVQRIGLSATVRPAEEVGRFLVGAAPITIVSPPAPKTFDLTVRVPVPDMTEPGESDQPGSIWPHVDEAIVDLVLAHRSSIVFANSRRLAERLTARLNEAYAARVGDPVSTSHAPPAQLGPSTEVIHGAEQLLARAHHGSVSKEQRALIEDDLKSGRLRCVVATSSLELGIDMGAVDLVVQVEAPPSVASGLQRIGRAGHQVGEISRGVLFPKHRTDVIHCAVAAERMVTGRIEALRIPAHPLDILAQQTVAVCALEPIDVDAWFDAVRATGSFATLPRSAYESVLDLLSGRYPSDEFAELRPRLVWDRDAGTLTGRPGAQRLAVTSGGAIPDRGMFAVYMVGEKNTRVGELDEEMVYESRVGDVFALGATSWRIEEITFDRVLVTPAFGQPGRLPFWHGDGLGRPAELGAALGEFVRKAAKQTANRADAAADTDLGGLLAGAGLDANAAANLVALLDDQRAATGHLPTDKTLVVERFRDELGDWRLVLHSPFGLPVHAPWALAVGARLRERFGVDAAPNASDDGIVVRLPDTTDDPPGAELFVFEPDEIDDLVTEQVGGSALFASRFRECAARALLLPRRDPGKRAPLWQQRQRSAQLLDVARKFPDFPILLETVRECLRDVYDLPALRDLLGRVARRQVRLVEVETATPSPFANALLFDYIGQFMYEGDSPLAERRAAALSLDSGLLAELLGRVELRELLDTAVLEQTERELQRLTPERRARDAEGLADLLRLLGPLTPEEAGQRCVRGRADEVADTGLPEADPSVAAATRSADDAPDGSMAGAEPEPSEFPADDGTGPHHRWFAELVAARRALEVSFAGRTWWAAVEDASRLRDALGVPLPIGTPAAFIEPVADPLGDLVGRYARTHAPFGLDAVARRFGIGPAVAATALHRLVTEKRVVEGEFTPGASGREWCDTQVLRRLRRRSLAAARHEVEPVATAAFGRFLPAWQHVGTGELRGVDGVATVVEQLAGVPAPASAWESLILPARVRDYTPAMLDELTATGEVIWSGHGAITGKDGWIALHLAEQAPFTLPPPDDIELSETHLRLLAALGATPAPRAGADGPVPLPPVLHGGGAYFFRQLSDATGLLDDTAVAAALWELVWAGLVAGDTFAPVRALLSGTTRTTTAHRTPRRAPVAAPTCHVPACRRAPARPPWPGAGRCCPSGPPTTPCARTPPPTCCSSATACSPGARCRTRACRAASR, encoded by the coding sequence ATGGTCTCGTTCTCCACCGCGGTGTTCTCCCGCGCGACCCAGGAGTGGTTCGACGGCGCCTTCCCCGCGCCGACCTCGGCCCAGCTGGGCGCGTGGCAGGCCATCGCGGCCGGGGAGCACACCCTGGTGGTGGCGCCGACCGGCTCGGGCAAGACCCTCTCGGCGTTCCTGTGGGCCATCGACGAACTCGCCGCCACCGCGCCGGACCCGGACGCGCCACCCGGCACCACCGTGCTCTACATCTCCCCGCTCAAGGCGCTGGCCGTGGACGTCGAGCGCAACCTCCGCGCGCCGCTGGTCGGCATCACCCAGACCGCCAAGCGGCTCGGGCTCGACCCGCCCGAGATCACCGTCGGCGTGCGCTCCGGCGACACCCCCGCCGCGGCCCGGCGCAGTATGCAACGCACCCCGCCCGACATCCTGATCACCACGCCGGAGTCGCTGTTCCTCATGCTGACCTCGGCGGCGCGGGAGACGCTGCGCACGGTACGCACGGTCATCGTCGACGAGGTGCACGCCATCGCCGGTTCCAAGCGGGGCGCGCACCTTGCTCTGTCGCTGGCCCGGCTGGACATGCTGACCGAACGGCCGGTGCAGCGGATCGGGCTCTCGGCGACGGTCCGTCCGGCCGAGGAGGTGGGCCGGTTCCTGGTGGGCGCGGCGCCGATCACGATCGTCTCCCCGCCCGCCCCGAAGACCTTCGACCTCACCGTGCGGGTGCCGGTGCCGGACATGACCGAGCCGGGCGAGTCCGACCAGCCGGGCTCGATCTGGCCGCACGTGGACGAGGCCATCGTGGATCTGGTGCTGGCGCACCGCTCCTCGATCGTGTTCGCCAATTCGCGCAGGCTCGCCGAGCGGCTCACCGCCCGGCTCAACGAGGCCTACGCCGCGCGCGTCGGTGACCCGGTGTCCACCTCGCACGCTCCGCCCGCGCAACTCGGTCCGTCCACCGAGGTGATCCACGGCGCCGAGCAGTTGCTCGCGCGCGCCCATCACGGCTCGGTGAGCAAGGAGCAGCGCGCCCTCATCGAGGACGATCTCAAGAGCGGGCGGCTGCGCTGCGTGGTGGCCACCAGCAGCCTGGAACTCGGTATCGACATGGGCGCGGTCGACCTCGTCGTGCAGGTGGAGGCGCCGCCGTCGGTGGCGAGTGGGCTGCAGCGGATCGGCCGGGCCGGGCACCAGGTCGGCGAGATCTCGCGCGGTGTGCTGTTCCCGAAGCACCGCACCGACGTCATCCACTGCGCGGTCGCCGCCGAACGAATGGTCACCGGCCGCATCGAGGCACTGCGCATTCCCGCGCACCCGCTCGACATCCTGGCCCAGCAGACCGTGGCGGTCTGCGCGCTCGAACCGATCGACGTCGACGCCTGGTTCGACGCGGTGCGCGCCACCGGCAGCTTCGCCACCCTGCCGCGGTCGGCCTACGAGTCGGTGCTCGATCTGCTCTCCGGCCGCTACCCCTCCGACGAATTCGCCGAGCTGCGGCCCCGCCTGGTGTGGGACCGGGACGCGGGCACGCTCACCGGCCGGCCCGGCGCGCAGCGGCTGGCGGTCACGTCCGGCGGCGCCATCCCCGATCGCGGCATGTTCGCGGTGTACATGGTGGGGGAGAAGAACACCCGGGTCGGCGAACTCGACGAGGAGATGGTCTACGAGTCGCGGGTGGGCGATGTGTTCGCCCTCGGCGCGACCAGCTGGCGCATCGAGGAGATCACCTTCGACCGGGTGCTGGTCACCCCGGCGTTCGGGCAGCCGGGCCGGTTGCCGTTCTGGCACGGTGACGGGCTGGGCCGTCCCGCCGAATTGGGTGCCGCGCTGGGTGAATTCGTGCGCAAGGCCGCCAAACAGACCGCGAACCGGGCGGACGCCGCCGCCGACACCGACCTCGGCGGGTTGCTGGCCGGGGCCGGCCTGGACGCCAACGCCGCCGCGAATCTCGTTGCGCTGCTGGACGATCAGCGCGCGGCCACCGGGCACCTGCCCACCGACAAGACACTGGTGGTGGAGCGGTTCCGGGACGAACTCGGGGACTGGCGGTTGGTGCTGCACTCCCCGTTCGGGCTGCCGGTGCACGCGCCGTGGGCGCTGGCGGTCGGGGCGCGGCTGCGCGAGCGCTTCGGCGTCGACGCCGCGCCGAACGCCTCCGACGACGGCATCGTGGTGCGGCTGCCCGACACCACCGACGATCCGCCGGGCGCGGAGTTGTTCGTCTTCGAACCCGACGAGATCGACGACCTGGTCACCGAACAGGTCGGCGGTTCGGCGCTGTTCGCCTCCCGGTTCCGGGAATGCGCGGCGCGGGCGCTGCTGCTGCCGCGCCGCGACCCGGGCAAGCGCGCGCCGCTGTGGCAGCAGCGGCAGCGCTCGGCGCAGCTGCTCGACGTGGCCCGCAAGTTCCCCGACTTCCCGATCCTGCTCGAGACCGTCCGCGAATGCCTGCGCGACGTCTACGACCTGCCCGCCCTGCGGGATCTGCTCGGCCGGGTCGCGCGCAGGCAGGTGCGCTTGGTGGAGGTGGAGACCGCCACGCCCTCGCCGTTCGCGAACGCGCTGCTGTTCGACTACATCGGCCAGTTCATGTACGAGGGCGACAGTCCGCTGGCCGAGCGCCGCGCCGCCGCCCTGTCCCTGGATTCCGGCCTGCTCGCCGAACTGCTCGGCCGGGTGGAACTGCGCGAACTGCTCGACACCGCCGTGCTCGAACAGACCGAACGCGAACTCCAACGTCTCACCCCCGAACGCCGCGCCCGCGACGCCGAGGGCCTGGCCGACCTGCTGCGGCTGCTCGGCCCGCTGACGCCGGAGGAAGCGGGGCAGCGGTGCGTGCGCGGGCGAGCCGACGAGGTCGCCGACACCGGGCTACCGGAGGCCGATCCGTCCGTCGCCGCGGCGACGCGGTCCGCGGACGATGCGCCGGACGGGTCGATGGCCGGCGCCGAACCGGAGCCGTCGGAGTTCCCGGCGGACGACGGGACCGGCCCCCATCACCGCTGGTTCGCCGAACTGGTCGCCGCCCGGCGCGCCCTCGAGGTGAGTTTCGCCGGCCGGACCTGGTGGGCCGCGGTCGAAGACGCGTCCCGGCTGCGCGACGCGCTCGGCGTGCCCTTGCCGATCGGCACCCCCGCCGCGTTCATCGAGCCGGTGGCCGATCCGCTCGGCGATCTCGTCGGCCGCTATGCCCGCACGCACGCCCCGTTCGGCCTCGACGCGGTAGCGCGGCGCTTCGGGATCGGACCGGCGGTGGCCGCCACCGCGCTGCACCGCCTCGTGACCGAGAAACGTGTCGTGGAGGGCGAATTCACGCCGGGCGCGAGCGGCCGGGAGTGGTGTGACACCCAGGTGTTACGGCGGCTGCGGCGCCGTTCGCTGGCGGCGGCACGGCACGAGGTCGAGCCGGTCGCCACCGCGGCGTTCGGCCGGTTCCTGCCCGCGTGGCAGCACGTGGGCACCGGGGAGCTGCGCGGCGTCGACGGCGTCGCCACGGTGGTGGAACAACTGGCCGGGGTGCCCGCGCCCGCCTCGGCGTGGGAATCGCTGATCCTGCCCGCCCGGGTGCGCGACTACACCCCCGCCATGCTCGACGAGTTGACGGCCACCGGCGAGGTGATCTGGTCCGGGCACGGCGCCATCACCGGCAAGGACGGCTGGATCGCCCTGCACCTGGCCGAGCAGGCGCCGTTCACGCTGCCCCCGCCCGACGACATCGAACTCTCCGAGACCCACCTACGGCTGCTGGCGGCGCTCGGCGCGACGCCCGCCCCGCGCGCCGGCGCCGACGGCCCGGTGCCGTTGCCGCCGGTCCTGCACGGCGGCGGCGCCTACTTCTTCCGTCAGCTCAGCGATGCCACCGGCCTGCTCGACGACACCGCCGTCGCCGCGGCGCTGTGGGAGCTGGTGTGGGCCGGGCTGGTCGCCGGGGACACCTTCGCCC
- a CDS encoding histidine phosphatase family protein, with product MRTVLGLDLVGHGMTEAMRAARFPADEPLTEGGRNALAGRRPSRAATVLTAPERRAVETAELLGLTATVDERLRDLDAGAWRGADLAAIPEEHLRDWLSDPEFRGHGGESVLDVLARTGRWLADVADSGRSTVAVTHPAVIRAALVVALDAPPAAFWRLDVGPGAVVRLHHRGRWSLRLP from the coding sequence GTGCGTACGGTGCTCGGACTCGACCTGGTCGGCCACGGCATGACCGAGGCGATGCGCGCCGCCCGCTTCCCCGCCGACGAGCCGCTCACCGAGGGCGGCCGCAACGCACTGGCCGGGCGCCGGCCGTCGCGCGCCGCGACGGTACTCACCGCGCCGGAACGCCGGGCCGTGGAAACCGCCGAACTGCTCGGCCTCACCGCCACGGTCGACGAGCGGCTGCGCGACCTGGACGCGGGTGCCTGGCGGGGCGCGGACCTGGCCGCGATCCCCGAGGAGCACCTGCGGGACTGGCTGAGCGACCCGGAATTCCGCGGTCACGGCGGCGAATCGGTGCTCGACGTGCTCGCCCGGACCGGCCGGTGGCTCGCGGACGTGGCCGACTCCGGGCGATCCACCGTCGCGGTCACGCATCCGGCGGTGATCCGGGCTGCCCTGGTGGTCGCGCTGGACGCGCCGCCCGCCGCGTTCTGGCGCCTGGACGTCGGCCCCGGTGCCGTGGTGCGCCTGCATCACCGCGGCCGCTGGAGCCTCCGGCTCCCCTGA
- a CDS encoding TetR/AcrR family transcriptional regulator, which produces MSAADRRDQLLDVARDIVVAEGFAAVGIDRVARIAGVARALIYQQFGDLTGLTTALLERETETALRGMLTVDWADADIDRVGRGILAYLHAAPISWRILLSPPEGGPALLRERVEIGRRYARAIGARHLSRYAGVPVDPDGPTQRLVHAALEELLRQHLADPVACPDEVVLRYLRSLVAWAVRVEQGAPD; this is translated from the coding sequence ATGTCGGCGGCCGACCGGCGCGATCAACTGCTCGACGTCGCCCGCGACATCGTGGTCGCCGAAGGCTTCGCCGCCGTCGGCATCGACCGCGTCGCCCGTATCGCCGGGGTCGCGCGGGCACTGATCTACCAGCAGTTCGGCGATCTGACCGGACTCACCACCGCGCTGCTCGAACGCGAGACCGAGACCGCCCTGCGCGGCATGCTCACCGTGGACTGGGCCGACGCCGACATCGACCGGGTCGGCCGCGGCATTCTCGCCTACCTGCACGCCGCGCCGATCAGCTGGCGCATCCTGCTCAGCCCGCCCGAGGGCGGCCCGGCCCTGCTGCGCGAACGTGTCGAGATCGGCCGCCGCTACGCCCGCGCCATCGGCGCCAGGCACCTGTCCCGCTACGCGGGGGTGCCGGTGGACCCGGACGGGCCCACCCAGCGGCTGGTGCACGCCGCGCTCGAGGAACTGCTGCGTCAGCACCTGGCCGATCCGGTGGCGTGTCCGGACGAGGTGGTGCTGCGCTACCTGCGCTCCCTGGTGGCCTGGGCGGTACGCGTCGAACAGGGTGCGCCGGACTGA
- a CDS encoding glycerol-3-phosphate dehydrogenase/oxidase produces MTKRPQSQCLGPEQRRTAWERLGKEHFDVVVVGGGVVGAGIALDAATRGLDVALVEARDLASGTSSRSSKMFHGGLRYLEQLEFGLVREALRERELALSTLSPHLVKPLRFLYPLTHRGWERPYVASGLVLYDTMGGAKSVPGQRHLTRHGALRLAPGLRRDALIGGVSYYDTVVDDARHTMTVARTAAHYGAVIRTSTQVVGFLREADRVVGVKIRDTEDGRTGEVRAHVVINATGVWTDEVQALSQTRGRFHVRASKGVHVVVPRDRIVSDTALILRTATSVLFVIPWGAHWIIGTTDTDWNLDLAHPAATKADIDYLLDRVNQVLVTPLTHDDITGVYAGLRPLLAGESDSTSKLSREHAVARIAPGLVAIAGGKYTTYRVMAYDAVDEAAQDIPARVSPSITEKVPLLGADGYFALVNQTVQLAEMYGVHPYRIKHLLDRYGSLIDEVMVLAQDRPELLQPITAAPSYLRVEAVYAAAAEGALHLDDILARRTRISIEYAHRGADCAEEVARLVAPVLGWDEAEIEREIDTYRSRVEAEVRSQTQPDDASADALRIAAPEPRPQILEPVPSEG; encoded by the coding sequence ATGACCAAGAGACCGCAATCGCAGTGCCTCGGCCCCGAGCAGCGCCGCACGGCCTGGGAGCGACTCGGCAAGGAGCATTTCGACGTGGTCGTCGTGGGCGGCGGCGTGGTCGGCGCGGGCATCGCGCTGGACGCGGCCACCCGCGGCCTGGACGTGGCGCTGGTGGAGGCACGTGACCTCGCCTCCGGCACGTCGAGCCGCTCGTCGAAGATGTTCCACGGCGGCCTGCGCTATCTCGAGCAGTTGGAATTCGGCCTGGTGCGCGAGGCGCTGCGCGAGCGCGAGCTGGCGCTGTCGACGCTCTCGCCGCACCTGGTGAAGCCGCTGCGGTTCCTCTACCCGCTGACCCATCGCGGCTGGGAGCGGCCGTACGTGGCCTCGGGCCTGGTGCTCTACGACACCATGGGCGGCGCCAAATCCGTTCCCGGGCAACGCCACCTGACCAGGCACGGCGCGCTGCGGCTGGCACCCGGCCTGCGCCGCGACGCGCTGATCGGCGGGGTGAGCTACTACGACACCGTGGTCGACGACGCCCGCCACACCATGACCGTGGCGCGCACCGCCGCCCACTACGGCGCGGTCATCCGCACCTCCACCCAGGTGGTCGGGTTCCTGCGGGAAGCCGACCGGGTGGTCGGGGTGAAGATCCGCGACACCGAGGACGGGCGCACCGGCGAGGTCAGGGCGCACGTGGTGATCAACGCCACGGGGGTGTGGACCGACGAGGTGCAGGCGCTCTCGCAGACCCGCGGCCGGTTCCACGTGCGCGCGTCCAAGGGTGTGCACGTGGTGGTGCCGCGCGACCGGATCGTCAGCGACACCGCGCTGATCCTGCGCACCGCGACCTCGGTGCTGTTCGTCATCCCGTGGGGCGCGCACTGGATCATCGGCACCACCGACACCGACTGGAACCTGGATCTGGCGCACCCGGCCGCCACCAAGGCGGACATCGACTACCTGCTGGACCGGGTGAACCAGGTGCTGGTCACCCCGCTGACCCACGACGACATCACCGGTGTGTACGCCGGGTTGCGCCCGCTGCTGGCCGGGGAGAGCGATTCGACCTCCAAGCTGTCGCGCGAGCACGCCGTGGCCAGGATCGCGCCCGGCCTGGTGGCCATCGCGGGCGGCAAGTACACCACCTACCGGGTGATGGCCTACGACGCGGTCGACGAAGCCGCGCAGGACATCCCGGCGCGGGTGTCGCCCTCGATCACCGAGAAGGTGCCGCTGCTGGGCGCCGACGGCTATTTCGCGCTGGTGAACCAGACCGTGCAACTCGCCGAGATGTACGGCGTGCACCCGTACCGGATCAAGCACCTGCTCGATCGCTACGGCTCGCTGATCGACGAGGTGATGGTGCTGGCCCAGGACCGCCCGGAGCTGTTGCAGCCGATCACCGCCGCACCGTCCTATCTGCGGGTGGAGGCGGTGTACGCCGCGGCGGCCGAGGGCGCGCTGCACCTGGACGACATCCTGGCCCGGCGCACCCGCATCTCCATCGAGTACGCCCACCGCGGCGCGGACTGCGCCGAGGAGGTCGCGCGGCTGGTCGCGCCGGTGCTCGGCTGGGACGAGGCCGAGATCGAGCGCGAGATCGACACCTACCGCTCCCGGGTGGAGGCCGAGGTCCGCTCGCAGACCCAGCCCGACGACGCCTCCGCCGACGCGCTGCGCATCGCCGCGCCCGAGCCGCGCCCGCAGATCCTCGAACCGGTGCCGAGCGAGGGCTGA
- the glpK gene encoding glycerol kinase GlpK — protein MRRYVAALDQGTTSTRCIVFDHGGRVLGLAQREHEQIFPRPGWVEHDAQTIWRNTELVLAEAMRTLELSAVDIAAVGITNQRETTLVWERATGKPIHHAIVWQDTRTDRLVGELGGAQGPTRYQDRTGLPLSTYFAGPKLRWILDHVPDARERAEAGELCFGTMDSWLLWNLTGAHITDVTNASRTMLMDLRTQRWDEDICADFGVPPAMLPEIRSSSEIYGEITAGPLAGVAVAGILGDQQAATFGQACLSPGEAKNTYGTGNFMLLNTGTTPVFSKHGLLTTVCYRLDDQPAVYALEGSIAVTGSLVQWLRDNLGLISSADEIEPLARSVDDNGGAYIVPAFSGLFAPRWRPDARGVIAGLTRFVTKAHLARAVLESTAFQTREVVDAMRADAESQQLDLELTTLKVDGGMTANDLLMQFQSDILDVPVVRPVVAETTALGAAYAAGLAVGYWSGTDDIRANWAADTTWRPTMSDQDRATHLAAWNKAVERTYNWTD, from the coding sequence ATGCGTCGCTATGTGGCCGCCCTCGATCAAGGCACGACCTCGACCAGGTGCATCGTCTTCGACCACGGCGGTCGCGTGCTCGGCCTGGCCCAGCGCGAGCACGAGCAGATCTTCCCGCGCCCGGGCTGGGTGGAGCACGACGCGCAAACCATCTGGCGCAACACCGAACTCGTCCTCGCCGAGGCGATGCGGACCCTCGAGCTGAGCGCCGTCGACATCGCCGCCGTCGGTATCACCAATCAGCGCGAGACCACGCTGGTCTGGGAGCGCGCCACCGGCAAGCCCATCCACCACGCCATCGTCTGGCAGGACACCCGCACCGACCGCCTCGTCGGCGAACTCGGCGGCGCGCAGGGGCCGACCCGCTACCAGGACCGGACCGGCCTGCCGCTGTCGACCTACTTCGCCGGACCCAAGCTGCGCTGGATCCTCGACCACGTCCCGGATGCGCGGGAGCGCGCGGAGGCCGGGGAATTGTGCTTCGGCACGATGGACAGCTGGCTGCTGTGGAACCTCACCGGCGCACACATCACCGACGTCACCAACGCCTCGCGCACCATGCTCATGGATCTGCGCACCCAGCGGTGGGACGAGGACATCTGCGCCGACTTCGGGGTGCCCCCCGCCATGCTGCCGGAGATCCGCAGCTCCTCGGAGATCTACGGCGAGATCACCGCGGGCCCGCTGGCCGGTGTCGCGGTGGCGGGCATCCTCGGTGACCAGCAGGCCGCCACCTTCGGCCAGGCCTGCCTGTCGCCCGGTGAGGCCAAGAACACCTACGGCACCGGCAATTTCATGCTCCTCAACACCGGGACCACGCCGGTGTTCAGCAAACACGGCCTGCTCACCACGGTGTGCTACCGGCTCGACGACCAGCCCGCCGTCTACGCCCTGGAGGGCTCGATCGCCGTCACCGGGTCGCTGGTGCAGTGGCTGCGCGACAACCTCGGCCTGATCTCCTCCGCCGACGAGATCGAACCGCTCGCGCGCAGTGTCGACGACAACGGCGGCGCCTACATCGTGCCCGCCTTCTCCGGCCTGTTCGCCCCGCGCTGGCGTCCGGACGCGCGCGGGGTGATCGCGGGCCTCACCCGGTTCGTCACCAAGGCGCACCTGGCCCGCGCGGTGCTCGAATCCACCGCCTTCCAGACCCGCGAGGTGGTCGACGCCATGCGCGCCGACGCCGAATCCCAGCAGCTCGACCTGGAATTGACGACGTTGAAGGTGGACGGCGGCATGACGGCCAACGATCTGCTCATGCAGTTCCAGTCCGACATCCTCGACGTGCCGGTGGTGCGCCCGGTGGTCGCCGAAACCACCGCGCTCGGCGCCGCCTACGCCGCCGGCCTCGCCGTCGGCTACTGGTCGGGCACCGACGACATCCGCGCCAACTGGGCCGCCGACACCACCTGGCGCCCGACGATGAGCGACCAGGACCGCGCCACCCACCTGGCCGCCTGGAACAAGGCGGTGGAACGCACCTACAACTGGACCGACTGA
- a CDS encoding aminotransferase-like domain-containing protein yields the protein MSSTLPPLAGKLGGLTSSAIRDLLKLTAHADIVSLAGGLPDAELMPRERIAAAADAALRGPGCLQYTESPGWGPLREVLAARESARLGRTVPVAEVFVTHGSQQALSLLAEVLLDPGALVVVEDPAYVGALQVFRAAGARIVAVPLDAEGMRVDVLRELLGRGERPAVVHTVSNFHNPGGVTMSPARRRELAELAQTHGFWVIEDDPYGELWFDRPAPAPVASHAPTVIRLSSASKIIAPTLRVGWMVAPDPVCRAVELLKQGADLCGSALTQQIAAELLADTTWLTGHVDRVRAVYGARATALVHAVRETFGERIVCTDAAGGMFVWADFTDGTDTGQMLPRALEAGVAYVPGQAFAVSEGYRGSLRMCFTTSEAPVLSDAVQRLAKAHAAG from the coding sequence ATGTCGTCGACCCTGCCACCGCTGGCCGGTAAGCTCGGCGGACTCACCAGCTCGGCGATCCGTGACCTGCTGAAACTCACCGCCCACGCCGACATCGTGAGCCTCGCCGGCGGCCTGCCCGACGCCGAGCTGATGCCGCGGGAACGCATCGCGGCCGCCGCCGACGCGGCCCTGCGCGGCCCCGGCTGTCTCCAGTACACCGAATCGCCGGGGTGGGGGCCGTTGCGGGAGGTGCTGGCCGCACGCGAGTCCGCCCGGCTGGGCCGGACCGTGCCCGTGGCGGAGGTGTTCGTCACGCACGGCTCGCAGCAGGCGCTGTCGCTGCTGGCGGAGGTGTTGCTCGACCCGGGCGCCCTGGTCGTGGTCGAAGACCCGGCCTACGTGGGCGCGCTCCAGGTGTTCCGCGCCGCCGGTGCCCGCATCGTCGCCGTGCCGCTGGACGCCGAGGGCATGCGGGTGGACGTGCTGCGCGAGCTGCTCGGACGCGGCGAGCGGCCCGCCGTGGTGCACACGGTGAGCAATTTCCACAACCCGGGCGGGGTCACCATGAGCCCGGCCCGCCGCCGCGAACTCGCGGAACTGGCCCAGACACACGGCTTCTGGGTGATCGAAGACGATCCCTACGGCGAACTCTGGTTCGACCGGCCCGCACCGGCGCCGGTGGCGAGCCACGCCCCCACCGTGATCCGGCTGTCCAGCGCCTCGAAGATCATCGCGCCCACCCTGCGAGTCGGCTGGATGGTCGCGCCGGACCCGGTGTGCCGGGCGGTCGAGCTGCTCAAACAGGGCGCCGACCTGTGCGGTTCGGCGCTGACCCAGCAGATCGCCGCCGAGCTGCTGGCCGACACCACCTGGCTGACCGGCCACGTGGACCGGGTGCGCGCGGTCTACGGCGCCCGGGCCACCGCCCTGGTGCACGCGGTGCGGGAGACCTTCGGTGAGCGCATCGTCTGCACCGATGCCGCGGGCGGCATGTTCGTGTGGGCCGACTTCACCGACGGCACCGACACCGGACAGATGCTGCCGCGCGCCCTCGAAGCCGGTGTCGCGTACGTCCCCGGCCAGGCCTTCGCGGTGAGCGAGGGATACCGCGGCTCCCTGCGGATGTGCTTCACCACCTCCGAAGCGCCGGTGCTCAGCGACGCGGTGCAGCGCCTGGCGAAAGCCCACGCGGCGGGCTGA
- a CDS encoding NAD(P)H-quinone dehydrogenase yields MTRIAIIGGGPAGYEAALVAAQHGAQVTLIDRDGIGGACVLWDCVPSKTFIASTGMRTDLRRARDLGITLDPSQAAVQLPEVNARVKALALAQSSDIRSKLLSAGVTLISGTASFTDPAPGRAPHRITVRPTGERAGERVIDAEVVLIATGASPRVLPGAEPDGERILTWRQLYDLRELPETLVVVGSGVTGAEFVSAYTELGVQVKLVSSRDRVLPGEDADAALVLEEALAERGVELVKHARADAVERTADGVVVKLSDGRTVTGTHALMTVGSTPNTGDLALDKVGIELDRGGYLRVDRVSRTAVSGIYAAGDCTGLLPLASVAAMQGRIAMYHALGEGVSPIRLKTVASAVFTRPEIATVGVSQTAIDNGEVPARTVMLPLNTNPRAKMSGLRRGFVKIFCRPATGVVIGGVVVAPIASELILPIALAVQNNLTVNDLAQTFSVYPSLTGSVTEAGRLLMRHDDLD; encoded by the coding sequence ATGACCCGTATTGCGATCATCGGTGGCGGACCGGCCGGTTACGAGGCCGCGCTGGTGGCGGCGCAGCACGGCGCCCAGGTGACACTGATCGACCGCGACGGGATCGGTGGCGCGTGCGTGCTGTGGGACTGTGTGCCGTCGAAGACCTTCATCGCCTCCACCGGCATGCGCACCGATCTGCGCCGGGCCCGCGATCTCGGCATCACGCTCGACCCGAGCCAGGCCGCCGTGCAGTTGCCGGAGGTGAACGCGCGCGTCAAGGCGCTGGCGTTGGCGCAGTCCTCCGACATCCGCTCCAAACTCCTGTCCGCGGGCGTGACATTGATCTCGGGTACCGCGTCCTTCACCGACCCGGCGCCCGGCCGGGCGCCGCACCGCATCACCGTCCGGCCCACCGGCGAGCGCGCCGGTGAGCGGGTGATCGACGCCGAGGTGGTGCTCATCGCCACCGGCGCCAGCCCGCGGGTGCTGCCCGGGGCCGAGCCGGACGGCGAGCGTATCCTCACCTGGCGTCAGCTCTACGACCTGCGCGAGCTGCCGGAGACGCTGGTGGTGGTCGGCTCCGGTGTCACGGGTGCCGAATTCGTCTCGGCCTATACCGAATTGGGTGTGCAGGTGAAGCTGGTCTCCAGTCGCGACCGGGTGCTGCCCGGCGAGGACGCCGACGCGGCGCTGGTGCTGGAGGAGGCGCTGGCCGAGCGCGGTGTCGAACTGGTCAAGCATGCCAGGGCCGACGCGGTGGAGCGCACCGCCGACGGCGTGGTGGTCAAGCTCTCCGACGGGCGCACCGTCACCGGCACGCACGCGCTGATGACCGTCGGCTCCACCCCCAACACCGGCGACCTTGCGCTGGACAAGGTCGGCATCGAACTCGACCGCGGCGGATACCTGCGGGTCGACCGGGTCTCGCGGACGGCGGTCTCGGGCATCTACGCCGCCGGTGACTGTACCGGCCTGCTGCCGCTGGCCTCGGTGGCCGCGATGCAGGGCCGCATCGCGATGTACCACGCGCTGGGCGAGGGCGTGAGCCCGATCCGGCTCAAGACCGTCGCCTCGGCGGTGTTCACCCGCCCCGAGATCGCCACCGTCGGCGTCAGCCAGACCGCCATCGACAACGGCGAGGTGCCCGCCCGCACGGTCATGCTGCCGTTGAACACCAATCCGCGCGCCAAGATGTCGGGCCTGCGCCGCGGTTTCGTCAAGATCTTCTGCCGTCCGGCCACCGGCGTGGTGATCGGCGGTGTGGTGGTGGCGCCGATCGCCTCCGAGCTGATCCTGCCGATCGCGCTGGCGGTGCAGAACAATCTGACCGTGAACGACCTCGCCCAGACATTCTCCGTTTACCCCTCGCTCACCGGCTCGGTCACCGAAGCGGGCCGGCTGCTCATGCGGCACGACGACCTGGACTGA